The Chthoniobacterales bacterium nucleotide sequence TTCAACTACGAAGAGAATTCCTTCTCCGGCCGACCACGCCACCCAGATCCGACCGTGGCGCGACGCCCTGCTCGCAGGAGCGACCGTGGCCCTCGCAATTTGCCTCGGTGCGACCATCGTCTACCAGCGCGCGAAGGCGGAAAAACTCATCGACGTGCATCGTCACCTCGGCGAGATCGCGAGCCGGCTGAGCAAATCCAGCATATCGCCGATGCGCTCCGACGCCCTCGATGCGCTCGTCGGGTCGCTGCGCACCGTGCGGGACACCGCCGCGGAGGTCCGCCGCATCTACACCTTCGCACTGGAGGACGCGGAGCAACAAACGCGGCTGGACACCGGCTATGTGAAGGAGGCCTCGGGGTCACGCCCCCTGCCCCCGCACGCCCGGCAGGCGCGCGCGCATTTCCGCGAAATCGCCAATGCAGTCAAGGACGCAAGCTGGAGCGTGGTCGAGGACACCAACGCCACGGTGTTCTCCCTCGTTTTCGACGACCACTCCCGGCCAACGGGAATTCTCGCCGTCGAAGCGGACGCGGACCAGCTCCTCATCGGCCTTTCCACGATCCGGCAAGCCCTGTGGTTCACCTGCTTCCTCGGCGGAACGGTGGGCATCGGGGCCGGCATGGTCGTCTGGCATCTCCGGAGACGCGCGGCCGCCGCGCAATGGCAGCTGCGCGAAAGCCGGCACATCGAGGAAGCCGTGATCGCGTCGCTCGGCGAAGTCGTTTACACCTACAATCCCGAAGAGGCGCGGTTTCGCTGGCGCGGAAATATCCATACGCTGCTCGGCCTCACCTCGGACTATGGCGGCGGCGGTCTCGACGCCTGGGTCGAGCGTCTGCATCCCGACGATCGCTCTCGCTACCTGATGACGCTCGAAGCCGCCGCCGCAAACTCCCAGCCGATGAGCCTCGAGTATCGCGTGCGCAGCGACACCGCCGGCACCGTCTGGGTGCTCGACCGCGCGCAACCCGTGCATTTCGAGGACGGCCGCTCGCACCTCACGGGCGCATTGATCGATCTCACCACGCAGCGCCGCGCCGAGGAGGCCCTCCGCATCTTCTTCGAGGGCACCGCCATGGCCCACCTCGCTTTCGACGGCGACACGATCGTCGACGCCAATCCCGCAGCGGTGGAGCTCTTCGGTGCGCCGGACAAGGAAACGCTCCTCACCCGGCAGGGGTGGATGCTCTGGCCCCGTCGGCAGGCCGGCTCGATGCTCTCCGCCCAGGAATGGTCGGAGCGCGTGATGTCCGCCGTGGAGGCCGGCTCGGCCCGTTTCGAATGGCAATTCCTGCGCTTCGACGGCTCGGCGATCGAATGCGACGTTTTCGTGCGTCCCACGATTTTCCAGGATCGCGAGGTTCTCATGGTCGGCTGCCTCGACATTTCCACGGCCAGGCGCGCCCAGGCCCGGTTGATCGAGAGCGAGCAGCGGTTCCGCGACGTCAGCGAGGCCATTGGCGAGTTCATCTGGGAGGTCGACCGGCACAGTCGCTACACCTACGCCTCGTCCCGCGTGAAGGACGTGCTCGGCCTCGACCCCGCCGAAGTTCTCGGCCACACGCCGTTCGAGTTCCTCCCGGCAGAGGATGTCGAGGCCGTGAAGGAGCGGTCCGATGCCATTTTCCGGGAAGGTCTCCCCTTCCGCAATTTCGAGCACCGCGTGCGCCAGCCCGATGGCTCGATGCTCTGGATCAGCGTAAGCGGCGTGCCCAGCTACGACGCCACTGGCCAGATCACCGGCTACCGCGGCGCGTCCCTCGACATCACGAAACACCGCGCCTACGAGCAGGAGCTCGTTCTCC carries:
- a CDS encoding PAS domain S-box protein, with the translated sequence MALAICLGATIVYQRAKAEKLIDVHRHLGEIASRLSKSSISPMRSDALDALVGSLRTVRDTAAEVRRIYTFALEDAEQQTRLDTGYVKEASGSRPLPPHARQARAHFREIANAVKDASWSVVEDTNATVFSLVFDDHSRPTGILAVEADADQLLIGLSTIRQALWFTCFLGGTVGIGAGMVVWHLRRRAAAAQWQLRESRHIEEAVIASLGEVVYTYNPEEARFRWRGNIHTLLGLTSDYGGGGLDAWVERLHPDDRSRYLMTLEAAAANSQPMSLEYRVRSDTAGTVWVLDRAQPVHFEDGRSHLTGALIDLTTQRRAEEALRIFFEGTAMAHLAFDGDTIVDANPAAVELFGAPDKETLLTRQGWMLWPRRQAGSMLSAQEWSERVMSAVEAGSARFEWQFLRFDGSAIECDVFVRPTIFQDREVLMVGCLDISTARRAQARLIESEQRFRDVSEAIGEFIWEVDRHSRYTYASSRVKDVLGLDPAEVLGHTPFEFLPAEDVEAVKERSDAIFREGLPFRNFEHRVRQPDGSMLWISVSGVPSYDATGQITGYRGASLDITKHRAYEQELVLQKDAAEAAARAKSNFLAMMSHEIRTPLNSVLGFADLLLDTPLNPTQRDYLQTVRGSGGALLVLLNDILDFSKIESGQMEIEIRPTDLRGSVQEVLDLHRPGANAKELDLSLHMAADVPARILTDPSRLRQILLNLVGNAVKFTAAGSVRIDISRRAIDGTESLRILVADTGIGISREQQERLFKPFIQADSSTTRRFGGTGLGLAISKRLANLLGGELGLLEHNGPGAQFFFDLPIDVSTEESPISASSQSVAKKFLDGAQLRIARRAPWVLVVDDNTLNRRLTSKLLHQLGAETDTAASAEECFEKVSITAFDFVLMDVQMPGMDGLEATRHIRDLETRTGRKPLVIIALTADAMVGDRERCLAAGMNEYLTKPLRRESLVRVLDSYRDEAPA